The Nomia melanderi isolate GNS246 chromosome 7, iyNomMela1, whole genome shotgun sequence genome includes a window with the following:
- the hob gene encoding bridge-like lipid transfer protein family member hobbit isoform X2 yields the protein MTGLIVFITVCIVLYCSFTWIIPRLLAWLVKRRYKIYLRVGHISLPYFVLRDVNVSKNGFTLQVEEISIRSSLFSSDVAKLLAVIMKDVRINKDVPTNVPCLPKKPVHPLDFRNKKIPPIIITFVQFMAVHIENLSLLVLGNGWLANGSAESLSLDGSVVHGARTLLGSASVIGGAMKLLRHASDACLSQISFAGTAEATLKAHGELSVEKLYIGIMQTEGSGGADLVTFFKDKSSLTDSTSYSSAHVDSSNDLLPRLAPLIPKDFMLKIGNSSVIMGKEDGMVLGLEGTMKGLQINTKFQPCNFQLNLTLNLDGLSVRSKLPILTLRSLLISSKVDRNILQIATQINNLSIIYDHKDWETMLCSADHEISRPVTGINFKNKLPWLDVRVNTELYDSFLSVKLLDVDEVSCGVAHMKYSLNTLTDVTDGWNTELVVESLYCTLNGSSTVTSETSHRWGTPLSIGVLLATTRTNAIGIAVDALVAEWSLEFARFLEEAFKCYQRNRRTDSTKKDNHGSDNVTQLNLNVTNCNLFFIAENNLSIMTRLDTASFEHNAKRLVAVAEGVSAITLNKNEPIVCQHAQALVHPFLAVRKCKGAVSSDTINISLDGTNLTWSPNLHLRLLQLWLESDDFRSILNRNVEGEKEQTSKRKRALDVLATGGITLSIDISPKHFLELSSDQLRWSEGEWRLNYIRIALDMADIIMIEGFELVKVTDNEEVRVERQSNEGFELEWNETWALNVESVKACFPYEHQFTDAIQNELFSIRKWLKEVHSSSHGRNSDRGEGEGERKKSLLPCDLIVKIKEWVFEVSDDPFEVRLRDNYELLEDEYKESLKRQAMLDAKVQELCRAHLLLPQDKVEELYASLYKKNAEIYVQRWKQMQRAGPARTRLFTWSMLDLEILILADPSINGTENAVKALRKMDAKTPWPEDGLEFSALWVRGISLKCAEWKLQLRDFPQPLLLVESLSVWGRLAGAEALAPPRARRTVRIEIGAPWEDIVVERGMTSLKYYHDLNWDIDKFRYAFGPCWEPVIAQCNLSFEKIIHPSRDPSPPLPFWDKMRLSLHGRLTLCVKQLTVLLHGSLDPYNTTEEMELTWTGLELDWTQGRIIVKGDLDVYVRTASKYDDCRLLHLPNVRLSIKLAWVCLGDPRDHHAAIPCAPDRLPEYSSNQEHDSFRAFRSQNLNASLSLETKPTGSPALSSAPTALLYGSTLRWFENLKLILSGATRPTRKGPLFKNIRPRKKQLSRHYRKVRLTLAFHRFHVSYWMSFAMQRGFEVTGGRVACSSEHNLSLHPIDDDLIHRPRAEWSVVYMNCELSDAEIWLKSALQEDRETASLRQPVEKCYCLSVARVSYGREAMVIGVSGGDTPTHRLVVHDLKGAWTKTNRDVAFALFDSFIKTQQLKKNLSTSALKGFHRESSTTPHKNRTRSTDPQTAALPAQINSSSASSKPQQGEAVGMLQRLIAEAANKPVAFSDDLSVQTRGQQLRGLAACHQDDVLHKNWLIALVNSQVLLKGIETRGYVILSAAKAEILQRIHQPVWKERTLVTKTTWVGSLECMQYYATVSANIDEKIDDNIMWLTLDNIQEKDSTVIAGLPDIPALVGSGQSVGGVVSQTVGGGGGPQHQLQRIVSRCKCEFFYVGYGQALDVGSVDQVPPPPREEVSPWERKELSAADAFTLMHHDLDVCTNSLHYSSTRSKIKNGRFNNYRTPCAV from the exons ATGACTGGATTGATCGTCTTTATAACTGTTTGCATCGTTTTGTATTGCAGTTTCACCTG GATAATACCTAGACTACTGGCATGGTTGGTCAAGAGacgatacaaaatttatttacgaGTCGGTCACATTTCGTTACCGTACTTCGTACTTCGAGACGTAAACGTTTCAAAGAATGGATTTACATTG CAAGTGGAGGAAATAAGTATACGGAGCAGTTTATTTAGCAGTGATGTAGCAAAGCTTTTGGCTGTGATAATGAAGGATGTTCGGATAAACAAGGACGTTCCAACAAACGTGCCGTGTTTGCCAAAGAAACCAGTACATCCGTtggattttcgaaataaaaagattCCTCCGATAATCATAACATTTGTACAg TTTATGGCGGTACACATAGAGAATTTAAGCCTTTTGGTGTTGGGTAACGGCTGGCTTGCAAACGGTAGTGCAGAAAGTCTCAGTTTAGATGGTAGCGTTGTCCATGGAGCACGTACTCTTCTTGGGTCTGCTAGTGTTATAGGTGGTGCAATGAAATTATTACGACATGCGTCTGATGCGTGTCTCTCGCAAATATCGTTTGCGGGCACTGCGGAAGCTACGCTGAAAGCGCACGGAGAACTTTCAGTGGAG AAACTGTACATCGGAATAATGCAGACAGAGGGTTCTGGAGGTGCGGATTTAGTTACGTTCTTCAAAGATAAAAGTTCATTAACCGACTCAACTTCGTATTCGAGCGCGCACGTCGACTCTTCCAATGATTTATTGCCACGATTAGCACCACTCATACCGAAG GATTTTATGCTGAAAATAGGCAATTCTTCCGTGATCATGGGTAAAGAAGACGGCATGGTACTTGGTTTAGAAGGTACAATGAAGGGCCTTCAAATTAACACGAAATTCCAACCTTGCaactttcaattaaatctcACTTTAAATTTGGATGGTTTGTCCGTTCGTAGCAAACTTCCTATTTTGACGCTACGTTCGTTGTTAATAAGTTCAAAG GTGGATCGGAACATTTTACAAATCGCGACGCAAATCAATAACCTTTCGATTATTTACGATCATAAGGATTGGGAGACAATGTTGTGCAGTGCCGATCACGAAATTTCAAGGCCAGTAACTGGCATAAATTTCAAGAATAAATTACCATGGTTAGATGTCCGAGTGAACACCGAACTTTACGATTCTTTCCTGAGCGTTAAGTTATTGGATGTCGACGAAGTTTCGTGCGGGGTGGCTCATATGAAGTATTCGCTAAACACTTTGACAG ACGTGACCGACGGTTGGAATACGGAATTGGTAGTGGAATCTTTATATTGTACTTTAAACGGTTCCAGTACCGTCACTTCGGAAACATCCCATCGATGGGGTACACCGTTGTCCATCGGAGTACTGTTGGCTACAACGCGTACCAATGCTATTGGAATCGCCGTCGATGCTCTCGTCGCCGAATGGAGTTTAGAATTtgcaaggttcctcgaagaaGCCTTCAA GTGTTACCAAAGGAACAGAAGAACCGATTCAACGAAAAAAGATAATCACGGTTCGGATAATGTCACCCAATTGAATCTGAATGTTACGAactgcaatttattttttatcgcgGAAAATAATC ttTCTATTATGACACGCTTGGATACAGCGAGCTTTGAGCACAATGCGAAACGTTTAGTAGCCGTTGCAGAGGGTGTGAGTGCGATAACTCTGAACAAAAATGAGCCGATTGTTTGCCAGCACGCTCAAGCATTAGTTCATCCGTTCCTAGCCGTAAGAAAATGCAAAGGTGCCGTCTCATCTGACACGATAAATATCAGTTTAGACGGTACCAATTTGACTTGGAGTCCAAATTTGCATCTACGACTTTTACAACTTTGGTTGGAGTCTGATGATTTTCGCTCGATTTTAAATCGAAACGTCGAAG GCGAAAAGGAGCAGACTTCGAAGCGGAAGCGAGCGTTGGACGTGCTGGCTACGGGAGGCATTACTTTATCGATAGACATTTCCCCGAAACACTTCTTGGAACTTTCGTCGGATCAATTGCGTTGGTCGGAAGGGGAATGGAGGTTGAACTACATCCGCATCGCGTTAGATATGGCCGATATAATTATGATAGAGGGATTCGAGTTGGTCAAAGTGACGGACAATGAAGAAGTCCGCGTGGAACGGCAAAGTAATGAAGGTTTCGAGCTAGAGTGGAATGAGACATGGGCGCTCAATGTCGAATCGGTGAAAGCTTGTTTCCCATACGAGCATCAGTTCACCGACGCGATACAGAATGAACTGTTCAGTATAAGGAAATGGTTGAAGGAAGTTCATTCCTCTTCACACGGCAGGAATAGTGAcagaggagaaggagaaggagaacgaAAAAAATCATTGTTGCCTTGTGATTTAATAGTAAAG ATCAAAGAATGGGTGTTCGAAGTGAGCGACGATCCGTTCGAGGTACGATTGCGAGACAATTACGAGCTCCTAGAGGACGAATACAAGGAAAGTTTGAAAAGGCAAGCGATGCTCGACGCGAAGGTACAAGAACTTTGTCGAGCTCACTTGTTGCTGCCACAAGATAAAGTTGAAGAACTGTACGCTAGCTTGTACAAGAAGAATGCGGAGATTTACGTGCAACGCTGGAAACAGATGCAACGTGCTGGTCCTGCGAGGACAAGGCTGTTCACGTGGTCGATGCTGGACCTAGAGATACTTATATTGGCCGATCCGTCGATTAACGGTACGGAGAACGCCGTCAAGGCGCTCCGGAAAATGGACGCGAAGACGCCTTGGCCCGAGGACGGCCTCGAGTTCAGCGCGCTTTGGGTTCGCGGGATCAGTTTGAAATGCGCGGAATGGAAGCTGCAGCTGAGAGACTTCCCACAGCCTTTATTACTGGTCGAGAGTTTGAGCGTATGGGGCAGGCTGGCAGGTGCCGAAGCGCTCGCACCTCCCCGGGCCAGGCGCACCGTGCGAATCGAGATTGGTGCACCTTGGGAAGACATTGTCGTCGAGCGAGGAATGACATCGTTGAAGTATTACCATGATCTAAACTGGGACATCGACAAGTTCAGGTACGCGTTCGGTCCGTGCTGGGAGCCAGTGATAGCTCAGTGCAACCTTAGCTTCGAGAAGATCATACATCCGTCGCGAGATCCGAGTCCTCCGTTACCTTTCTGGGACAAGATGCGACTGTCCCTTCATGGAAGACTGACGCTCTGCGTGAAACAGCTGACGGTGTTACTGCACGGCTCGTTGGATCCGTACAACACCACGGAAGAGATGGAGCTGACGTGGACAGGATTGGAACTGGACTGGACGCAGGGTCGGATAATAGTGAAAGGAGATTTGGACGTGTACGTTCGCACGGCGAGTAAATACGACGACTGCAGGCTGCTCCACCTGCCGAACGTGCGGCTGAGCATCAAGTTGGCTTGGGTTTGTCTAGGTGACCCGCGAGACCACCACGCTGCGATTCCTTGCGCTCCAGACAGACTACCCGAATATTCGAGTAACCAAGAGCACGATTCGTTCAGAGCGTTCCGCTCGCAAAACTTGAACGCCAGTTTGTCGCTCGAGACGAAGCCAACCGGGTCGCCAGCGCTCAGCAGTGCGCCGACGGCGTTACTTTACGGCAGCACCCTCCGGTGGTTCGAGAATTTGAAGCTGATTCTCTCCGGGGCGACCAGACCGACCAGGAAAGGGCCTCTCTTCAAGAACATCAGGCCCAGGAAGAAACAACTCAGCCGACACTACCGTAAGGTTCGACTGACGTTGGCGTTCCATCGGTTTCACGTCAGCTATTGGATGTCGTTCGCGATGCAGCGTGGCTTCGAGGTGACCGGCGGCAGGGTGGCCTGCAGCAGCGAGCACAACTTGTCCTTGCACCCGATCGACGACGATTTGATTCATCGGCCGCGAGCCGAATGGTCCGTCGTCTACATGAACTGCGAGCTCAGCGACGCCGAGATCTGGTTGAAGAGCGCTCTTCAGGAAGACAGAGAGACCGCGTCGTTGCGACAGCCGGTCGAAAAGTGTTATTGCTTGAGCGTGGCTCGCGTCAGTTACGGCAGGGAGGCGATGGTGATAGGAGTGAGCGGAGGTGACACTCCTACCCATAGATTGGTCGTGCACGATCTGAAAGGGGCTTGGACCAAAACGAACAGGGACGTGGCGTTCGCTCTCTTCGATTCCTTCATCAAGACCCAGCAGCTGAAGAAAAACTTGTCGACCTCCGCGTTGAAGGGCTTTCACAGAGAGAGTTCGACCACTCCGCATAAAAACCGAACCAGATCGACCGATCCGCAAACTGCTGCGCTACCCGCGCAGATCAACTCTTCGTCTGCGAGCAGCAAACCGCAGCAAGGAGAAGCTGTCGGGATGCTGCAGAGATTGATAGCCGAAGCAGCGAACAAACCGGTAGCGTTCAGCGACGATCTCTCCGTGCAGACGAGAGGTCAACAGCTCCGTGGGCTAGCAGCTTGCCATCAGGACGACGTTCTGCACAAAAATTGGCTGA TTGCCCTGGTCAACAGTCAGGTATTACTAAAGGGCATCGAGACACGCGGCTACGTGATTCTATCCGCGGCGAAGGCGGAAATATTGCAGAGGATTCATCAGCCGGTCTGGAAGGAGAGAACCTTGGTGACGAAAACAACGTGGGTCGGTTCCTTGGAGTGTATGCAATACTACGCGACTGTCAGTGCGAATATTGACGAAAAAATCGACGACAACATAATGTGGCTGACGTTAGACAACATTCAG gaaaaagaTTCAACGGTGATCGCCGGTTTGCCGGACATACCGGCGCTGGTAGGTTCCGGGCAGAGCGTCGGCGGAGTCGTCAGTCAGACCGTTGGAGGTGGCGGTGGACCGCAACACCAGCTGCAGCGGATCGTCTCGAGGTGCAAATGCGAATTCTTTTACGTCGGGTACGGTCAAGCCCTGGACGTCGGTTCCGTCGATCAAGTACCACCGCCGCCGAGGGAAGAAGTCAGTCCGTGGGAAAGGAAGGAGCTCTCCGCCGCTGATGCGTTCACCTTGATGCACCACGACTTAGACGTTTGCACGAATTCACTCCA TTACAGCTCCACTCGATCGAAGATCAAAAACGGCCGATTCAACAATTACAGAACACCGTGCGCGGTTTAG
- the hob gene encoding bridge-like lipid transfer protein family member hobbit isoform X3, which translates to MKYSLNTLTDVTDGWNTELVVESLYCTLNGSSTVTSETSHRWGTPLSIGVLLATTRTNAIGIAVDALVAEWSLEFARFLEEAFKCYQRNRRTDSTKKDNHGSDNVTQLNLNVTNCNLFFIAENNLSIMTRLDTASFEHNAKRLVAVAEGVSAITLNKNEPIVCQHAQALVHPFLAVRKCKGAVSSDTINISLDGTNLTWSPNLHLRLLQLWLESDDFRSILNRNVEGEKEQTSKRKRALDVLATGGITLSIDISPKHFLELSSDQLRWSEGEWRLNYIRIALDMADIIMIEGFELVKVTDNEEVRVERQSNEGFELEWNETWALNVESVKACFPYEHQFTDAIQNELFSIRKWLKEVHSSSHGRNSDRGEGEGERKKSLLPCDLIVKIKEWVFEVSDDPFEVRLRDNYELLEDEYKESLKRQAMLDAKVQELCRAHLLLPQDKVEELYASLYKKNAEIYVQRWKQMQRAGPARTRLFTWSMLDLEILILADPSINGTENAVKALRKMDAKTPWPEDGLEFSALWVRGISLKCAEWKLQLRDFPQPLLLVESLSVWGRLAGAEALAPPRARRTVRIEIGAPWEDIVVERGMTSLKYYHDLNWDIDKFRYAFGPCWEPVIAQCNLSFEKIIHPSRDPSPPLPFWDKMRLSLHGRLTLCVKQLTVLLHGSLDPYNTTEEMELTWTGLELDWTQGRIIVKGDLDVYVRTASKYDDCRLLHLPNVRLSIKLAWVCLGDPRDHHAAIPCAPDRLPEYSSNQEHDSFRAFRSQNLNASLSLETKPTGSPALSSAPTALLYGSTLRWFENLKLILSGATRPTRKGPLFKNIRPRKKQLSRHYRKVRLTLAFHRFHVSYWMSFAMQRGFEVTGGRVACSSEHNLSLHPIDDDLIHRPRAEWSVVYMNCELSDAEIWLKSALQEDRETASLRQPVEKCYCLSVARVSYGREAMVIGVSGGDTPTHRLVVHDLKGAWTKTNRDVAFALFDSFIKTQQLKKNLSTSALKGFHRESSTTPHKNRTRSTDPQTAALPAQINSSSASSKPQQGEAVGMLQRLIAEAANKPVAFSDDLSVQTRGQQLRGLAACHQDDVLHKNWLIALVNSQVLLKGIETRGYVILSAAKAEILQRIHQPVWKERTLVTKTTWVGSLECMQYYATVSANIDEKIDDNIMWLTLDNIQEKDSTVIAGLPDIPALVGSGQSVGGVVSQTVGGGGGPQHQLQRIVSRCKCEFFYVGYGQALDVGSVDQVPPPPREEVSPWERKELSAADAFTLMHHDLDVCTNSLQYAMILDIVNNLLLYVEPRRKEASERLQRMRFQLQLHSIEDQKRPIQQLQNTVRGLVAKLRRLERETYLVQKALAEKSSPELLAEMERLEARVFECKEQLAAKAEELDVMFSCYKETTAPATASTTLKDKPAAVARVAEICFKHAQWRLTDADGQLGIADLILTNFLYTKTSKTNDSVEHLLELGYVRMTNLLPNQIYTEVLTPTELQSNMPVDRQRALRVFCREKAPVAGISVKEHFEINVVPLTIGLTKKFFNTMLKFCFPERDPEGIEESPAPQRDSSFYVPIERRDDVEKMKERADKNKLFIYIKIPEVPVRVSYKGNKEKNLEDVRDFALVIPTLEYHNVTWTWLDLLLAMKSDSRRVILSQAIKQKLQIKPRGPQEESAPQEEDKARLLLGARHLPGDARKKGVFKFK; encoded by the exons ATGAAGTATTCGCTAAACACTTTGACAG ACGTGACCGACGGTTGGAATACGGAATTGGTAGTGGAATCTTTATATTGTACTTTAAACGGTTCCAGTACCGTCACTTCGGAAACATCCCATCGATGGGGTACACCGTTGTCCATCGGAGTACTGTTGGCTACAACGCGTACCAATGCTATTGGAATCGCCGTCGATGCTCTCGTCGCCGAATGGAGTTTAGAATTtgcaaggttcctcgaagaaGCCTTCAA GTGTTACCAAAGGAACAGAAGAACCGATTCAACGAAAAAAGATAATCACGGTTCGGATAATGTCACCCAATTGAATCTGAATGTTACGAactgcaatttattttttatcgcgGAAAATAATC ttTCTATTATGACACGCTTGGATACAGCGAGCTTTGAGCACAATGCGAAACGTTTAGTAGCCGTTGCAGAGGGTGTGAGTGCGATAACTCTGAACAAAAATGAGCCGATTGTTTGCCAGCACGCTCAAGCATTAGTTCATCCGTTCCTAGCCGTAAGAAAATGCAAAGGTGCCGTCTCATCTGACACGATAAATATCAGTTTAGACGGTACCAATTTGACTTGGAGTCCAAATTTGCATCTACGACTTTTACAACTTTGGTTGGAGTCTGATGATTTTCGCTCGATTTTAAATCGAAACGTCGAAG GCGAAAAGGAGCAGACTTCGAAGCGGAAGCGAGCGTTGGACGTGCTGGCTACGGGAGGCATTACTTTATCGATAGACATTTCCCCGAAACACTTCTTGGAACTTTCGTCGGATCAATTGCGTTGGTCGGAAGGGGAATGGAGGTTGAACTACATCCGCATCGCGTTAGATATGGCCGATATAATTATGATAGAGGGATTCGAGTTGGTCAAAGTGACGGACAATGAAGAAGTCCGCGTGGAACGGCAAAGTAATGAAGGTTTCGAGCTAGAGTGGAATGAGACATGGGCGCTCAATGTCGAATCGGTGAAAGCTTGTTTCCCATACGAGCATCAGTTCACCGACGCGATACAGAATGAACTGTTCAGTATAAGGAAATGGTTGAAGGAAGTTCATTCCTCTTCACACGGCAGGAATAGTGAcagaggagaaggagaaggagaacgaAAAAAATCATTGTTGCCTTGTGATTTAATAGTAAAG ATCAAAGAATGGGTGTTCGAAGTGAGCGACGATCCGTTCGAGGTACGATTGCGAGACAATTACGAGCTCCTAGAGGACGAATACAAGGAAAGTTTGAAAAGGCAAGCGATGCTCGACGCGAAGGTACAAGAACTTTGTCGAGCTCACTTGTTGCTGCCACAAGATAAAGTTGAAGAACTGTACGCTAGCTTGTACAAGAAGAATGCGGAGATTTACGTGCAACGCTGGAAACAGATGCAACGTGCTGGTCCTGCGAGGACAAGGCTGTTCACGTGGTCGATGCTGGACCTAGAGATACTTATATTGGCCGATCCGTCGATTAACGGTACGGAGAACGCCGTCAAGGCGCTCCGGAAAATGGACGCGAAGACGCCTTGGCCCGAGGACGGCCTCGAGTTCAGCGCGCTTTGGGTTCGCGGGATCAGTTTGAAATGCGCGGAATGGAAGCTGCAGCTGAGAGACTTCCCACAGCCTTTATTACTGGTCGAGAGTTTGAGCGTATGGGGCAGGCTGGCAGGTGCCGAAGCGCTCGCACCTCCCCGGGCCAGGCGCACCGTGCGAATCGAGATTGGTGCACCTTGGGAAGACATTGTCGTCGAGCGAGGAATGACATCGTTGAAGTATTACCATGATCTAAACTGGGACATCGACAAGTTCAGGTACGCGTTCGGTCCGTGCTGGGAGCCAGTGATAGCTCAGTGCAACCTTAGCTTCGAGAAGATCATACATCCGTCGCGAGATCCGAGTCCTCCGTTACCTTTCTGGGACAAGATGCGACTGTCCCTTCATGGAAGACTGACGCTCTGCGTGAAACAGCTGACGGTGTTACTGCACGGCTCGTTGGATCCGTACAACACCACGGAAGAGATGGAGCTGACGTGGACAGGATTGGAACTGGACTGGACGCAGGGTCGGATAATAGTGAAAGGAGATTTGGACGTGTACGTTCGCACGGCGAGTAAATACGACGACTGCAGGCTGCTCCACCTGCCGAACGTGCGGCTGAGCATCAAGTTGGCTTGGGTTTGTCTAGGTGACCCGCGAGACCACCACGCTGCGATTCCTTGCGCTCCAGACAGACTACCCGAATATTCGAGTAACCAAGAGCACGATTCGTTCAGAGCGTTCCGCTCGCAAAACTTGAACGCCAGTTTGTCGCTCGAGACGAAGCCAACCGGGTCGCCAGCGCTCAGCAGTGCGCCGACGGCGTTACTTTACGGCAGCACCCTCCGGTGGTTCGAGAATTTGAAGCTGATTCTCTCCGGGGCGACCAGACCGACCAGGAAAGGGCCTCTCTTCAAGAACATCAGGCCCAGGAAGAAACAACTCAGCCGACACTACCGTAAGGTTCGACTGACGTTGGCGTTCCATCGGTTTCACGTCAGCTATTGGATGTCGTTCGCGATGCAGCGTGGCTTCGAGGTGACCGGCGGCAGGGTGGCCTGCAGCAGCGAGCACAACTTGTCCTTGCACCCGATCGACGACGATTTGATTCATCGGCCGCGAGCCGAATGGTCCGTCGTCTACATGAACTGCGAGCTCAGCGACGCCGAGATCTGGTTGAAGAGCGCTCTTCAGGAAGACAGAGAGACCGCGTCGTTGCGACAGCCGGTCGAAAAGTGTTATTGCTTGAGCGTGGCTCGCGTCAGTTACGGCAGGGAGGCGATGGTGATAGGAGTGAGCGGAGGTGACACTCCTACCCATAGATTGGTCGTGCACGATCTGAAAGGGGCTTGGACCAAAACGAACAGGGACGTGGCGTTCGCTCTCTTCGATTCCTTCATCAAGACCCAGCAGCTGAAGAAAAACTTGTCGACCTCCGCGTTGAAGGGCTTTCACAGAGAGAGTTCGACCACTCCGCATAAAAACCGAACCAGATCGACCGATCCGCAAACTGCTGCGCTACCCGCGCAGATCAACTCTTCGTCTGCGAGCAGCAAACCGCAGCAAGGAGAAGCTGTCGGGATGCTGCAGAGATTGATAGCCGAAGCAGCGAACAAACCGGTAGCGTTCAGCGACGATCTCTCCGTGCAGACGAGAGGTCAACAGCTCCGTGGGCTAGCAGCTTGCCATCAGGACGACGTTCTGCACAAAAATTGGCTGA TTGCCCTGGTCAACAGTCAGGTATTACTAAAGGGCATCGAGACACGCGGCTACGTGATTCTATCCGCGGCGAAGGCGGAAATATTGCAGAGGATTCATCAGCCGGTCTGGAAGGAGAGAACCTTGGTGACGAAAACAACGTGGGTCGGTTCCTTGGAGTGTATGCAATACTACGCGACTGTCAGTGCGAATATTGACGAAAAAATCGACGACAACATAATGTGGCTGACGTTAGACAACATTCAG gaaaaagaTTCAACGGTGATCGCCGGTTTGCCGGACATACCGGCGCTGGTAGGTTCCGGGCAGAGCGTCGGCGGAGTCGTCAGTCAGACCGTTGGAGGTGGCGGTGGACCGCAACACCAGCTGCAGCGGATCGTCTCGAGGTGCAAATGCGAATTCTTTTACGTCGGGTACGGTCAAGCCCTGGACGTCGGTTCCGTCGATCAAGTACCACCGCCGCCGAGGGAAGAAGTCAGTCCGTGGGAAAGGAAGGAGCTCTCCGCCGCTGATGCGTTCACCTTGATGCACCACGACTTAGACGTTTGCACGAATTCACTCCAGTACGCAATGATTCTCGATATTGTGAACAATTTGCTGCTTTACGTAGAACCAAGAAGAAAAGAGGCATCGGAACGGTTGCAGAGAATGAGATTTCAGTTACAGCTCCACTCGATCGAAGATCAAAAACGGCCGATTCAACAATTACAGAACACCGTGCGCGGTTTAGTAGCCAAACTGAGGAGATTAGAGCGTGAAACGTATCTGGTTCAGAAAGCTCTCGCGGAGAAATCCAGCCCTGAGTTGCTCGCCGAGATGGAACGATTGGAGGCGAGAGTTTTCGAATGCAAGGAACAATTGGCCGCGAAAGCGGAGGAACTTGACGTTATGTTTAGCTGTTACAAGGAAACCACCGCGCCTGCCACAGCCTCCACCACTTTGAAAGACAAACCGGCAGCGGTTGCGAGAGTCGCCGAGATTTGCTTCAAGCACGCCCAGTGGAGATTGACGGATGCCGACGGACAATTGGGAATCGCTGACCTTATCTTAACCAATTTCTTGTATACCAAAACCAGCAAGACGAATGACTCGGTTGAACATCTGCTTGAACTGGGCTACGTTAGAATGACCAATTTGCTACCGAATCAGATTTATACAGAAGTTCTGACTCCTACGGAATTGCAAAGCAACATGCCCGTTGACAGGCAACGAGCTCTACGAGTCTTTTGCAGAGAAAAAGCTCCGGTGGCTGGTATATCCGTGAAGGAACACTTCGAGATAAACGTGGTGCCCTTGACAATAG GATTGACCAAAAAGTTCTTCAACACTatgttgaaattttgtttccCTGAGAGAGATCCGGAGGGAATAGAGGAGTCACCCGCACCGCAACGGGATTCCTCATTTTACGTGCCGATCGAAAGAAGAGATGATGTGGAGAAAATGAAGGAGAGAGCagacaaaaataaattatttatatatataaaaattccgGAAGTACCAGTTCGGGTATCGTACAAG GGAAATAAGGAGAAAAATTTAGAAGACGTTCGTGACTTCGCTCTTGTAATACCAACATTGGAGTATCATAATGTTACTTGGACATGGCTTGATCTTTTATTGGCTATGAAGAGTGATTCTAGACGTGTAATATTGAGTCAAGCTATTAAGCAAAAGTTGCAAATCAAGCCACGAGGCCCACAGGAAGAATCTGCCCCGCAAGAAGAAGATAAAGCTCGACTTCTGTTAGGTGCTAGACATCTGCCAGGAGACGCGAGGAAGAAGGGCGTATTTAAATTTAAGTAg